CACCAACCCCATCGCCGCCGCCGTCCAGACCGACAAGCCCGACACCAGCACCCTGATCCCGCACGGCGTGCAGGGCGCCCAGTCCCGCATCGACCTCACCGACGAGCAGGTCGACAACGTCAAGGCCATCATCGCCGCGACGAAGAAGGCCGACATGGACGAGCGTGCCGCCGTGGTCGCCATCGGCACCGCGTTGCAGGAGTCGAAGCTGGAGAACCTGGGTCACCTCGGCGACCGCAACGACCACGACTCGCAGGGCCTGTTCCAGCAGCGCCCGTCCAGCGGTTGGGGCACGGTCGAACAGATCACCGACCCCGAATACTCGACCCTGGCCTTCCTGAAGGGCCTGAAGCAGGTCGACGGCTGGCAGGACATGCCCCTCACCGTCGCCGCCCAGACCGTCCAGGTCTCCGCGTTCCCGGACCACTACGCCCAGTGGGAACAGCTGGCCGCCGACCTGGTCGCCGCACACTGGAACAGCTGACACCCGACACACCAACCACACCGCTGGCCGGCACCCCCACCCGGGGTGCCGGCCAGCGGCATGACCACGGCCGCGACCGCCAGCGCGGCCCTTGCCCCCGGCGGCTACGTTGATGATCCACTCAGCAGCCCACCTGGAAGGCCCCACGGTCATGCCCTTCGGCTTCATCCTCGCGATCGTCACCGCCGTCCTCGCGGCCCTCGCCCTCGCCGTCACCCTGCTCAGCTCGCAACGCCAGGTGCGGCAGATGGGTGGGTTGGCGACGGTCGGCGCCCTGCTCGTGACACTCTTCCTGGCCGTCACATCGAGCGCCCACTCGGTGCCGATCCGCTCGGTCGGCATCGTCACCAGCTTCGGCAAGCCGACCGGCGAGGTCACCGGCTCCGGCCTGAAGTGGGTCGCGCCGTGGCAGCGGGTCGGCGAGTGGGACGCCGGACGGCAGAAGTACGACCACATCGGCGACAACAACTGCGTCCGGGTACGCACCGGCACCCTCGCCGACGCCTGTGTGGAGGTGCTGATCGAGTGGCAGGTCCGGCCGGAGAACGCCCCGCAGCAGTTCATGGACTACAAGGGCGACTTCGAGAGCTTCCGGGGGCAGCGGGTCGGCGTCCAACTCGACAGTGCGGTGAACGACGCCTTCGCCTCCTACAACCCCTTGGAGCGCATCGACTCGAAGACCGGCAACCTGAACGTCGACCTCAAGCCCTTCTCGGAGAGCATCAAGTCCAGCGCCGAGGGCCGGCTGGCCGACGACGTCGACATCCTGTCGGTCACCATCACCCGGGTCAACCACGACGACAAGACCGAGGGCAACATCAAGGCGTTCCAGGACAAGCTCGCCCAGACCCGCAACCTCGAACAGGACCGCCTCAACGCCGAGATCCAGAAGCAGATCACCGAGACCAACGCCCAGGTGGACAAGGTGACCCGCTGCCTGGAGATCGCCGACAAGAACGGCAGCACGCCGGGTCTGTGCATCAACCCGGGCATCGTCACCGGCAACGCCAAGTGAGCCAGCCGCCCTCGCCGGCCGCGCGGCGAGGGCGGCCGGCCCACCGGTGTCAGCCGGCCCGCCGGTGTCAGCCGGTCAACGCCTCCAGGGCGAGGTCGACGTCCTCCACCGTGGAGTAGAGGTGGAAGGAGGCGCGCACGCGGCCCGCCCGCACGGCCGCGCGGATCCCGGCCCGCGCCAGCTTCTCCTGCGCGCCGGGCACCTCGACGGTGACGATCGCGCTGTTCCCCGGCGGCTGCCCCAGCCCGGCGAGGAAGCGGTTGGCCAGCGCCACGTCGTACTCCCGCACCGCCGGTACCCCGATCTCCAGCAGCAGGTCCAGCGCGGGGGCCGCGCCCACCCAGCTGAACCAGGCCGGCGAGATGTCGAACCGGCGGGCGTCCTCGGCGAGCCGCAGCGGCGGGCCGTAGTAGGAGGTGTACGGGTCGAGGCCCGCGTACCAGCCGGCGGCGTCGGGCCGCAGCCGGTCGCGCAGCCCGGGGGCGAGGTAGGCGAACGCGGTGCCCCGGGGGCCCATCAGCCACTTGTACCCGCCGGCCACGACCACGTCGGCGGGGGCCGCGTCGAACGGCAGCCAGCCGCACGCCTGGGTGGCGTCCACCACGACGAGCGCGCCGTGGGCCCGGGCCGCCGCGACGATGTCGTCGTACGCGGCCACCGTGCCGTCGGCGGACTGCACCAGGCTGAACGCCACCAGGTCGGTGCCGGCGTCGATCGAGGTGGCCAGCCCGTCCAGCGGCACGGTGCGCACCTCGACGCCCCGTTCGGCCTGCACGAGCCAGGGAAACAGGTTGGAGGTGAACTCCACCTCGGGCACGACCAGCCGCGCGCCGGCGGGCAGCGCGGCGGCGACCGGTGCCAGTAGTTGGGAGACGGTGGCACCGACCGCCACGTCGGCGGCCGGCACCCCGACCAGCCGGGCGAACGCGGCCCGGCACCGGCCGGTCGCCTCGCCCCAGGGTTTCCACGACTGCTGGCCGACCCGCCAGGCGGCGAGCGCCTCCTGCAACGCGTCCCAGGCCGGGTCGGGCGGCAATCCGTAGCTGGCGGTGTCGAGCCACCCGGGTTGCGGTTGCCACAGCTTCTGCGCCTGTTCGAGTTCCACGGTGATCGACGCTAGCCACCCGACCCGGCCGGCGCTGAGCGCCAATCCTCGCCTCGTGGCACCAAGAACGCATCGACCTCAGCCCTTCTCGGCCGGGGCACGGGGGGAAGAAACCCAGCTCATGAAGCGGTCGGTCAGTGCGGCGAGGTCGGGCGTCCGCCCGAGCCGGGCGGTGTCGTCCACGGCTTCCCGCAACGAGATCGCGAGATAGAAGACGAGCGCCAGCGTGTGTCCCCGGTATTCGCGGCGGAGGGAGAGCTTGGCCGGCTGACACGGCCAGTGCGCGCCACACGCGCGGCAGCGCCAGTGCGGACGGCCCGGCAGGTGCTCACGTACTGCGCCCATGGCGTCCCCTTCGGCTGGTCAGGGAGGGGCCGCCCTCGGTTGCCGCCCAGGGCGGCCCCTCGACAAGCGCAGCCGCCGGGCTGTCGGGTGTGCCTCCACCGGCCGCGCTGTCCTCTGGCGACACACTGCCAAACAGTGACCAGACAGCAACACCGCGTGTCTGTATGGTGGCCAGAAATCTAATCTGTCCGATGGAGGATCGGTGAACGACGCACTGCGGGTAGCGCTCCGAGAGACAGGCCACACCACGGAATCACTGGCCGCGAAGATCGGCGTGGACCCGAAGACCACGGACCGTTGGCTACGCCAGGGCCGGATACCCCATCCGGGCCACCGGGCCACCGCCGCCGCCGCACTCGGCCGGGACGAGTCGGACATATGGCCGGACACGACAAGACGCCGAATGCGTGACCTCGTCTGGTTCCGTCCATGGCAGGAGATCGAACGCGAGGCAACCGAACTCCGATCGTTTGAGCCCAACGTCCTCCCCGGCCTGCTACAGACCGAGGCGTACGCACGGGCGGTGCTCAGCGCGAGCGGGCGGCGCACCCCGGAGGAGGTGGACCAGCTGGTAGCGGCGCGGCTCGCCCGGCAAGCCGTCCTGCGGTGGGACAACCCGCCGTGGTTCACGGCCGTGGTGGACGAGTGCGCGCTGCGCCGGCCCGTGGGTGGCCCCCAGGTGATGCGCGAGCAGTTACAGGCCCTGGTCACCGCGAGCGAGCAGCCCCACGTCCGCGTCCACGTCGTGCCGTGGTCCGTGGGGGCCTACGCTGGCCTGGACGGGCCGTTCGTGATCGCCACCAGCCGGGATCATCGCATCGCGGCGTACCTGGACACGCAGCTACAGGGACAAGTGGTTAGCGATCCCGACGACATCGCGGCCATACTGGCAGCGTGGGAGGACGTCCGTGGTGAGGCGCTGTCCCACCGGCAATCAGTCGATCTCGTAAGGGAAGTGGCAGAGACATGGACCTGACCGGCGCCCGGTGGCGCAAGAGCACCCGCAGCAGCGGCAACGGCGGTAACTGCGTCGAGGTCGCCGACAACCTTCCCGGCATCGTCGGCATCCGGGACAGCAAGGACCCGACCGGCCCCGCCCTCGCGTTCGCGCCGGCCGCCTTCGTCGCGTTCGTCCGCACCGTGCAAGCGGACCGCTTCGGCGCCTGACCAGCCCCACACAAACGTCACGCCCCGGCACCAGGTTTCCTCGGTGCCGGGGCGCGCACTCGTCCCAAGGCTTTCAGGGGCCTGGACGAAGCCAGCGGGGCCCTGCGGTGCGGCGCCGGATCAGCTGACGTTGGCCGGGCCGAGGACGCTCTTCAGGTCGGCCATCAGGGCGGTGGTCGCCGCCACCCGCACCGGGCTCAGCCGCAGGGTGGTGCTCCGGCTGCCGTTGAGCAGCTTGACGTGCACCTCGGCGTCGCCGGGATGCAGCACCAGGGTCTCCTTGAGCCGTTCCACCAGCGGTGGGGTGCAGCGGGTCACCGGAATGGTGAGGGTGACCGGCTTGTTCGCCGTGCTGGTGCTGATGTCGGGCAGGGACATGTCCATCGCCATGATGCGTGGGGTGTCGTCGCGCCGGTCGACCCGGCCCTTGACCACCACGATCGCGTCCTCGGCGATGTACTGCCCGATCACCTCGTAGGTGTTCGGGAAGAACAGCGTCTCCACGCCACCGGCCAGATCCTCCAGGGTCGCCGAGGCCCACGCCCGGCCCTGCTTGGTGACCCGGCGCTGCACGCCGGAGAGGATGCCGGCGAGGGTGACCACCGCGCCGTCGGGCACGGTGCCCTCCTCGGAGAGGGCGGCGATGGTGGTGTCGGCCGCCGCGCCGAGGATGTGTTCCAGGCCGAACAACGGGTGGTCGGAGACGTACAGGCCGAGCATCTCGCGTTCGAAGGCGAGCTTGTCGCGCTTGTCCCACTCCCCCTCGGCGATGATCGGCATGACCGTGGTGGTGGTCGCGGTCTCGGCGTCGCCGAAGCCCGCGCCGAACAGGTCGTACTGCCCGACCGCCTCCTTGCGCTTGACGTCGGCGTACGCGTCGATGGCGTCGGCGTGCACGGCGAGCAGGCCCCGGCGGGGGTGCCCCAGCGAGTCGAACGCCCCGGCCTTGATCAGTGATTCGATGGTCTTCTTGTTGCAGACCACCGCGTCCACCTTGGACAGGAAGTCGTAGAAGTCGGCGTACTCGCCCTTCTCGTCGCGGCAGCGCATGACCGCGGCGACCACGTTCGCGCCGACGTTGCGGATCGCGCCGAGGCCGAAGCGGATCTCCCGGCCGACCGGGGTGAACGGCCCGGCCGAGGTGTTCACGTCGGGTGGCAGCACCTGGATGCCCATCCGCCGGCACTCCGACAGGTACATCGCCATCTTGTCCTTGTCGTCGCCGACGGAGGTGAGCAGCGCCGCCATGTACTCGGCCGGGTAGTTGGCCTTCAGGTAGCCGGTCCAGTACGACACCAGGCCGTAGCCGGCGGTGTGCGCCTTGTTGAAGGCGTAGTCGGCGAACGGGACGAGGATGTCCCAGAGGGTCTTGATGGCCTCGTCGGAGTAGCCGTTGCCCCGCATCCCGTCCCGGAACGGGATGAACTCCTTGTCGAGGACCTCCTTCTTCTTCTTGCCCATCGCCCGGCGCAGCAGGTCGGCCTTGCCCAGGCTGTAGCCGGCGAGGACCTGGGCGGCGCGTTGCACCTGCTCCTGGTAGACGATCAGGCCGTAGGTCGGGCCGAGGATCTCCTCCAGGGGCTCGGCCAGCTCCGGGTGGATCGGGGTGATCTCCTGGAGGCCGTTCTTGCGCAGCGCGTAGTTGGTGTGCGAGTTGGCGCCCATCGGGCCGGGCCGGTAGAGCGCCAGGACGGCGGAGATGTCCTCGAAGTTGTCCGGCTTCATCAGCCGCAGCAGCGAGCGCATCGGCCCGCCGTCGAGCTGGAACACGCCCAGGGTGTCGCCGCGGGCCAGCAGCTCGTACGTGGGCTTGTCGTCCAGCGGCAGCTTGAGCAGGTCGACCTTGCGGCCGTGGTTGAGCTCGATGTTCTTCAGGGCGTCGTCGATGATGGTCAGGTTGCGCAGCCCGAGGAAGTCCATCTTCAACAGCCCGAGCGACTCGCAGGTCGGGTAGTCGAACTGGGTGATGATCGCCCCATCGGCGTCCCGGCGCATCAGCGGGATGTGCTCGATGATCGGCTCGGCCGACATGATGACGCCGGCGGCGTGCACGCCGGTCTGCCGGATCAGCCCCTCGATGCCCTTGGCGGTGTCGATCACCTTGCGCACGTCCGGGTCGGACTCGTACAGGCCACGGATCTCGCCGGCCTCGGCGTAGCGCGGGTGCTGCGGGTCGAAGATGCCGGTGAGCGGGATGTCCTTGCCCATCACGGCCGGCGGCATGGCCTTGGTGATCCGGTCGCCGACCGCGTACGGGTAGCCGAGCACCCGGGCCGAGTCCTTGATCGCGGCCTTCGCCTTGATGGTGCCGAAGGTGGCGATCTGCGCGACCTTGTCCTCGCCCCACTTGTCGGTGACGTACTTGATCACCTCACCACGCCGGCGCTCGTCGAAGTCGATGTCGACGTCCGGCATGGAGACCCGCTCGGGGTTGAGGAACCGCTCGAAGATCAGCCCGTGCGGGATCGGGTCCAGGTCGGTGATGCCCAGCGCGTACGCGACCAGTGAGCCGGCCGCGGAGCCACGGCCGGGACCGACGGCGATGCCCTGCGCCTTGGCCCAACCGATGAAGTCGGCCACCACGAGGAAGTACGACGGGAAGCCCATCTGGATGATGACGCCCAGCTCGTACTCGGCCTGCACCACGTGCCCCTGGGGGATGCCCTCCGGGTAGCGGCGGGCCAGGCCGGCGAAGGTCTCCTTGCGGAACCAGGACTCCTCGGTCTCCCCCTCCGGCACCGGGAAGCGCGGCATCAGGTTGTGGAACTCGAACATCCCGGTCGGGTCGACCCGCTCGGCCACCAGCAGGGTGTTGCGGCAGCCCTCCAGCCAGGCGTCGGAGTTGTCGACGCCGCGCATCTCGTCGGCGGACTTGATGTAGTAGCCGCTGCCGCCGAACTTGAACCGGTTCGGGTCGGCGACGTTGCTGCCGGTCTGCACGCAGAGCAGCACGTCGTGCGCCTCGGACTGCGCCTCGTGCGTGTAGTGCGAGTCGTTGGTGACCACCGGCGGGATGCCGAGCTTGCGGCCGATCTCCAGCAGCCCCTTCCGGACCTTGCTCTCGATATCCAGGCCGTGGTCCATCAGCTCCAGGAAGTAGTTCTCCTTGCCGAAGATGTCCTGGTACTTCGCGGCGGCTTCGAGGGCCTGCGCGTCCTGGCCGAGTCGCAGCCGGGTCTGCACCTCGCCGGAGGGGCAGCCGGTGGTGGCCATCAGGCCGTCGGCGTACTCGGCGAGCAGTTCGGCGTCCATCCGGGGCCACTTGACGAAGTAGCCGTCGGTGTACGCCTTGGTGGTGAGCGTGAAGAGGTTGTGCAGGCCGGTCTTGTTGCGCGCCCAGATCGTCTTGTGGGTGTAGCCACCGCTACCCGAGACGTCGTCGCTCTTCTGCTCCGGCCGGCCCCACCGCACCCGCTGCTTGTGGAACCGCGACTCCGGCGCCACGTACGCCTCGATGCCCAGGATGGGGGTGACCCCGGCGGCCATGGCCTGCTTGTAGAAGTCGTTCGCGCCGTGCATGTTGCCGTGGTCGGTCATCGCCACCGCCGGCATCCCCTGCCGCTTGACCTCGGCGAACAGGTCCTTCAGCCGGGCCGCCCCGTCGAGCATCGAGTACTCCGTGTGCACGTGCAGATGCGCGAACGAATCGCCCATACGGAGCCCCCCAGGTCGAATGATCGAGTCGGACCGCACCACCCTATCGCCGCCCCAAACCCCCCTCCACCACACCGCGCCCTCGCACCCCACCCAATGTGTCGATCATCGAGCCCGGGGCGTCGTCGTGTTGGGGACATCATTGGGCGGTAGACAATAGTGTGTGTCACACAGTATGGTGTGACGCATGGTCAGCGACGATGTCCTGCGGACACACCTTCAGGAGTTACGCCGGGGCACGGTGGTGGTGGCGAGCCTGGTCGCCCTGCGCCGGCCCGGCTACGGCTACGCGCTGCTGCAACGGCTGGCCGGGCATGGCTTCCCGGTCGACGCCAACACCCTCTACCCCCTGCTGCGGCGGCTGGAGGAGCAGGGGCTCCTGACCAGCGAGTGGAACACCGAGGAGAGCCGCCCGCGCAAGTTCTACCGCACCAGTGAGGCCGGCGAGCAGGTGCTGCGCCGGCTGCTCGACGACCTCGCCGCCGTACAGACCTCCCTGGCCACCCTCATCGAAGGAGACACCCCATGACATCGCTGACCGACCGCTACCTCGCCGCCACCCTGCGCTCGGTGCCGGCCGGGCGGCGCGAGGAGATCGCCACCGAGCTGCGTGCCTCGATCGCGGACATGATCGACGACCGCACCGCCGCGGGCGACGAGGCGCCGGCGGCCGAACGCGACGTGCTCAACGAGCTGGGCGACCCGGCGCAGTTGGCCGCCCGGTACGCCGACCGCCGGCTCCAACTCATCGGCCCCACCTACTACCTGGCCTGGCAACGCCTGCTGATCGTGCTGCTCAGCATCGTGCCCGCCATCGCCGGGGTGACGGTCGGCGTGGTCCAGGCCACCGTCAACGACAACCCGGCCGGTGCCATCGGCCAGGGCGTGGTCACGGCGCTCAACGTCGCGCTGCACATCACCTTCTGGGTGACGGCGGTCTTCGCGGTGCTGGAACGGCTCGGCACCCCGCTGCACCTGCCCGCGTGGAACGTCGACCAGCTCCCCGACGAGCCCAGCCAAGGAGACACCACGCTGATCGACGTGTGCGCCTCGATCGTGTTCCTGGTGCTGTTCATCGCCTTCCTGCCGTGGCAGCACTTCCAGTCGGTGATCGGCGACGGCGACCGGTTGCCCATCCTCGACCCGGCGCTCTGGACATCCTGGCTGCCGTTCTTCCTCGCCGTCCTGGTCGCCAGCACCGGGCTGGAGATCGCCAAGTACCGCGCCCGCCGGTGGACCTGGCCGCTGGTAGGCGTCAACGCCCTGCTCAACCTGGCCTTCGCGGTGCCGGCGATCTGGCTGCTGCTCGACGACCGGCTGCTCAACCCGGAGTTTGTCGCCCGCTTCGCCTGGCTCCGCGACGGCGGTCTGGACACCGTCGCCCGGATCAGCGTCGTCGCCATCGTCGTCATCTCCGTCTGGGACGTGATCGACAGCGTGGTCAAGGCGCGCCGGGCCCAGCGCTGACCCCGGCACCGATGCCGGCACTGAATGTCGCGGGCGGGACGCACGGCGGTCCCGCCCGCGCCGCCGTCCCGCCCGGTCGGCGAAGGCAGCCGGCGGGTCGGCGGAGGCAGGCGGCGGATCGGCGGAGCCAGGTCGGCGCGACAGGCGGCAGCAGCACTGGACCGACGAACGTACGATGATCAGCGGGACAACCGACGCGCACCGAGGGAGCGGCCGTGGAACTGATCATCGGATTGGTATGTCTGGCGTTGATCGTCGTGGCGGTACTCGGCTTCGGCGTCTCGATCTACAACGGGCTGGTCCGGGCCCGCAACGCGTACCAGAACGCCTTCGCCCAGATCGACGTGCAGCTCGTCCGGCGGCACGACCTCATCCCCAACCTGGTCGAGACCGCCAAGGGCTACCTCAAGCACGAACGGGAGACGCTGGAGGCAGTCATCACGGCCCGCAATGCCGCCGTCAACGCGCAGGCCACCGCCGCGGCGGCCCCCGGTGACCCGGCCGCGATGCAGCAGCTCAGCGGCGCGGAGAACATGCTCACCGCCACCCTGGGCCGGCTGTTCGCGCTCTCCGAGGCGTACCCGGACCTCAAGGCCAACCAGAACATGATGCAGCTGTCCGAGGAGCTGACCTCGACGGAGAACCGGGTCGCCTTCGCCCGGCAGGCGTACAACGACGCCGTGATGGCGTACAACAACAAGCGCGAGGTGTTCCCGTCCAGCGTGGTGGCGGGGATGTTCTCCTTCGGGCCGGCCGCGCTCTTCCAGCCGGACGACCCGCAGCAGCGCCAGGCGCCGCAGGTCTCGTTCTGATCGGGCCCCGATGAACTTCTTCGAGCGGCAGCGCCAGGTACGCCGGCTGTCGACCCGGCTGGTGCTGCTGTTCGTGCTGGCCGTGGTCGGCATCGTGGTGGTGGTGAACCTCGCGGCGATCTTCGCGTTCAACGCCGCCTCCGCCGATCCCGGGCAGCTGGCCGGGCTCGTCGCGATGGTCACCGTGGCGACGGTCGCCGCGATCGGGCTGGCC
This is a stretch of genomic DNA from Micromonospora sp. WMMD1082. It encodes these proteins:
- a CDS encoding SPFH domain-containing protein, giving the protein MIHSAAHLEGPTVMPFGFILAIVTAVLAALALAVTLLSSQRQVRQMGGLATVGALLVTLFLAVTSSAHSVPIRSVGIVTSFGKPTGEVTGSGLKWVAPWQRVGEWDAGRQKYDHIGDNNCVRVRTGTLADACVEVLIEWQVRPENAPQQFMDYKGDFESFRGQRVGVQLDSAVNDAFASYNPLERIDSKTGNLNVDLKPFSESIKSSAEGRLADDVDILSVTITRVNHDDKTEGNIKAFQDKLAQTRNLEQDRLNAEIQKQITETNAQVDKVTRCLEIADKNGSTPGLCINPGIVTGNAK
- a CDS encoding aminotransferase class V-fold PLP-dependent enzyme; translated protein: MELEQAQKLWQPQPGWLDTASYGLPPDPAWDALQEALAAWRVGQQSWKPWGEATGRCRAAFARLVGVPAADVAVGATVSQLLAPVAAALPAGARLVVPEVEFTSNLFPWLVQAERGVEVRTVPLDGLATSIDAGTDLVAFSLVQSADGTVAAYDDIVAAARAHGALVVVDATQACGWLPFDAAPADVVVAGGYKWLMGPRGTAFAYLAPGLRDRLRPDAAGWYAGLDPYTSYYGPPLRLAEDARRFDISPAWFSWVGAAPALDLLLEIGVPAVREYDVALANRFLAGLGQPPGNSAIVTVEVPGAQEKLARAGIRAAVRAGRVRASFHLYSTVEDVDLALEALTG
- a CDS encoding DUF5753 domain-containing protein codes for the protein MNDALRVALRETGHTTESLAAKIGVDPKTTDRWLRQGRIPHPGHRATAAAALGRDESDIWPDTTRRRMRDLVWFRPWQEIEREATELRSFEPNVLPGLLQTEAYARAVLSASGRRTPEEVDQLVAARLARQAVLRWDNPPWFTAVVDECALRRPVGGPQVMREQLQALVTASEQPHVRVHVVPWSVGAYAGLDGPFVIATSRDHRIAAYLDTQLQGQVVSDPDDIAAILAAWEDVRGEALSHRQSVDLVREVAETWT
- a CDS encoding DUF397 domain-containing protein, yielding MDLTGARWRKSTRSSGNGGNCVEVADNLPGIVGIRDSKDPTGPALAFAPAAFVAFVRTVQADRFGA
- the dnaE gene encoding DNA polymerase III subunit alpha encodes the protein MGDSFAHLHVHTEYSMLDGAARLKDLFAEVKRQGMPAVAMTDHGNMHGANDFYKQAMAAGVTPILGIEAYVAPESRFHKQRVRWGRPEQKSDDVSGSGGYTHKTIWARNKTGLHNLFTLTTKAYTDGYFVKWPRMDAELLAEYADGLMATTGCPSGEVQTRLRLGQDAQALEAAAKYQDIFGKENYFLELMDHGLDIESKVRKGLLEIGRKLGIPPVVTNDSHYTHEAQSEAHDVLLCVQTGSNVADPNRFKFGGSGYYIKSADEMRGVDNSDAWLEGCRNTLLVAERVDPTGMFEFHNLMPRFPVPEGETEESWFRKETFAGLARRYPEGIPQGHVVQAEYELGVIIQMGFPSYFLVVADFIGWAKAQGIAVGPGRGSAAGSLVAYALGITDLDPIPHGLIFERFLNPERVSMPDVDIDFDERRRGEVIKYVTDKWGEDKVAQIATFGTIKAKAAIKDSARVLGYPYAVGDRITKAMPPAVMGKDIPLTGIFDPQHPRYAEAGEIRGLYESDPDVRKVIDTAKGIEGLIRQTGVHAAGVIMSAEPIIEHIPLMRRDADGAIITQFDYPTCESLGLLKMDFLGLRNLTIIDDALKNIELNHGRKVDLLKLPLDDKPTYELLARGDTLGVFQLDGGPMRSLLRLMKPDNFEDISAVLALYRPGPMGANSHTNYALRKNGLQEITPIHPELAEPLEEILGPTYGLIVYQEQVQRAAQVLAGYSLGKADLLRRAMGKKKKEVLDKEFIPFRDGMRGNGYSDEAIKTLWDILVPFADYAFNKAHTAGYGLVSYWTGYLKANYPAEYMAALLTSVGDDKDKMAMYLSECRRMGIQVLPPDVNTSAGPFTPVGREIRFGLGAIRNVGANVVAAVMRCRDEKGEYADFYDFLSKVDAVVCNKKTIESLIKAGAFDSLGHPRRGLLAVHADAIDAYADVKRKEAVGQYDLFGAGFGDAETATTTTVMPIIAEGEWDKRDKLAFEREMLGLYVSDHPLFGLEHILGAAADTTIAALSEEGTVPDGAVVTLAGILSGVQRRVTKQGRAWASATLEDLAGGVETLFFPNTYEVIGQYIAEDAIVVVKGRVDRRDDTPRIMAMDMSLPDISTSTANKPVTLTIPVTRCTPPLVERLKETLVLHPGDAEVHVKLLNGSRSTTLRLSPVRVAATTALMADLKSVLGPANVS
- a CDS encoding PadR family transcriptional regulator, which codes for MVSDDVLRTHLQELRRGTVVVASLVALRRPGYGYALLQRLAGHGFPVDANTLYPLLRRLEEQGLLTSEWNTEESRPRKFYRTSEAGEQVLRRLLDDLAAVQTSLATLIEGDTP
- a CDS encoding permease prefix domain 1-containing protein; protein product: MTSLTDRYLAATLRSVPAGRREEIATELRASIADMIDDRTAAGDEAPAAERDVLNELGDPAQLAARYADRRLQLIGPTYYLAWQRLLIVLLSIVPAIAGVTVGVVQATVNDNPAGAIGQGVVTALNVALHITFWVTAVFAVLERLGTPLHLPAWNVDQLPDEPSQGDTTLIDVCASIVFLVLFIAFLPWQHFQSVIGDGDRLPILDPALWTSWLPFFLAVLVASTGLEIAKYRARRWTWPLVGVNALLNLAFAVPAIWLLLDDRLLNPEFVARFAWLRDGGLDTVARISVVAIVVISVWDVIDSVVKARRAQR
- a CDS encoding LemA family protein; the protein is MELIIGLVCLALIVVAVLGFGVSIYNGLVRARNAYQNAFAQIDVQLVRRHDLIPNLVETAKGYLKHERETLEAVITARNAAVNAQATAAAAPGDPAAMQQLSGAENMLTATLGRLFALSEAYPDLKANQNMMQLSEELTSTENRVAFARQAYNDAVMAYNNKREVFPSSVVAGMFSFGPAALFQPDDPQQRQAPQVSF